Proteins encoded in a region of the Vicia villosa cultivar HV-30 ecotype Madison, WI linkage group LG5, Vvil1.0, whole genome shotgun sequence genome:
- the LOC131601703 gene encoding protein STRUBBELIG-RECEPTOR FAMILY 3-like isoform X1: MDWKRTTLKNYGLVLLGFLLICVIQISNALTDPTDVAALNSLHASLGSPLLPGWVSSGGDPCGEGWQGIQCNGSFIQKIVLNGANLGGELGDSLATFVTISVIDLSNNNIGGSIPSSLPVTMRNFFLSDNLFTGSIPTSLATLSGMTDMSLNNNHLTGEIPDAFQSFTQLINLDLSSNNLSGELPPSVENLSSLTTLRLQDNQLSGTLDVLQDLPLKDLNVENNQFVGPIPPKLLSIPNFRQAGNPFNDNTTVTPAPPPRSPVTAPPGAPPGEPSGAPPGTPPGAPFFVVPSGPGRVPPKKADGPTAAVESNSGKSNKHTKRVVLISIGSVLAFIILVLALVLFIPRCGKRERVDRRSKRHQIGAFGGERQQNPRDLGAIVLPPNQTDKVPTRDVLRPNNDRQEEPRRAWAVPIPNAQDKKEKDVPRMATIPKPRDHEIDMSTPEVYFVPPPPPPPPPPPPPPPPPPPPPPPTMRMIVEPAIPHRGTNVNPSLRSSIFPPTFAKSFTIASLQQYTNSFSQENLIGGGMLGTVYRAELPDGKLFAVKKLDKRTSVHQKDDEFLELINNIDRIRHTNIVELIGYCSEHGQRLLIYEYCSNGSLYDVLHSDDEFKATLSWNTRIRMALGAARALEYLHEQCQPPVVHRNLKSANVLLDDDLSVRVSDCGLAPLIASGSVTQLSGNLQSAYGYGAPEFESGTYTYQSDVYSVGVVMLELLTGRQSHDSTRPRGEQFLARWAIPKLHDIDALSKMVDPSLNGVYPAKSLSNFADIISRCLQPEPEFRPAMSEVVLYLLNMIKRESQKSDSNEK; the protein is encoded by the exons ATGGATTGGAAGAGAACTACTTTGAAGAACTATGGACTGGTTTTATTGGGATTTTTGTTGATATGTGTAATTCAGATTTCAAATGCTCTCACTGATCCCACGGATG TTGCTGCACTTAATAGCTTACATGCTTCACTGGGATCTCCTCTTCTACCTGGATGGGTTTCAAGTGGTGGAGATCCATGCGGAGAAGGGTGGCAAGGCATTCAATGTAATGGTTCCTTCATACAAAAAAT TGTTCTGAATGGTGCAAATTTGGGAGGAGAACTCGGTGATAGTCTGGCAACATTTGTTACAATCTCAGTAAT CGATCTGAGTAACAATAACATTGGAGGAAGTATTCCGTCCAGTTTGCCAGTTAcgatgagaaactt TTTTCTTTCAGACAACCTGTTTACCGGAAGTATTCCAACGTCTTTAGCCACTTTAAGCGGAATGACAGACAT GTCTCTTAACAACAATCATTTAACTGGAGAAATACCAGATGCGTTTCAGTCATTTACACAATTGATCAATCT AGATTTATCTAGTAATAATCTGAGTGGGGAACTGCCTCCTTCGGTGGAGAATTTGTCATCTTTGACCACCCT ACGCTTGCAGGATAATCAACTATCTGGGACACTTGATGTTTTACAAGACCTTCCTCTGAAAGATTT GAATGTCGAGAACAACCAATTTGTTGGCCCAATACCTCCAAAGCTGCTAAGTATCCCTAACTTCAG ACAAGCTGGAAATCCATTTAATGATAATACCACGGTAACTCCTGCTCCTCCACCTCGCTCCCCAGTAACAGCACCGCCAGGAGCACCTCCCGGAGAACCTTCAGGAGCACCTCCAGGAACACCGCCAGGAGCACCATTTTTTGTTGTACCATCTGGTCCTGGTCGTGTACCTCCTAAAAAGGCTGATGGACCAACTGCAGCGGTTGAGTCAAATTCTGGGAAATCAAACAAACATACCAAAAGGGTAGTTTTAATATCTATTGGCAGTGTTTTGGCATTCATAATTTTGGTACTAGCACTCGTTCTATTTATTCCAAGATGTGGTAAAAGGGAACGAGTTGACCGAAGGTCCAAACGACATCAAATTGGTGCTTTTGGAGGTGAAAGGCAACAAAATCCTAGGGATTTAGGGGCTATAGTCCTACCACCTAATCAAACAGACAAAG TACCGACCCGTGATGTCTTGAGGCCAAATAACGACCGCCAAGAAGAGCCTAGGAGAGCGTGGGCTGTTCCGATTCCAAATGCACAGGATAAGAAAGAGAAGGATGTGCCAAGAATGGCGACAATACCAAAGCCGAGAGATCATGAGATTGATATGAGTACACCAGAAGTATATTTTGTGCCTccgccgccgccgccgccgcCCCCTCCTCCTCCGCCACCGCCACCCCCACCTCCTCCTCCCCCTCCTACTATGAGGATGATTGTTGAGCCAGCCATTCCCCACAGAGGGACTAATGTTAATCCATCCTTAAGAAGTTCAATTTTTCCTCCTACTTTTGCAAAATCTTTCACCATTGCATCCCTTCAACAGTATACAAATAGCTTTTCTCAAGAAAATCTTATAGGAGGAGGCATGTTGGGCACTGTGTACAGGGCAGAGCTTCCTGATGGGAAG TTGTTTGCTGTAAAGAAACTAGACAAAAGAACCTCTGTTCACCAGAAGGATGATGAGTTTCTTGAATTGATTAATAATATTGACAGAATAAGACATACAAATATTGTTGAGCTTATTGGATACTGTTCAGAGCATGGACAAAGGCTTCTGATCTATGAGTACTGCAGTAACGGGTCACTATATGATGTACTCCACTCAGATGATGAATTCAAAGCAACACTATCATGGAATACTCGCATTCGGATGGCACTTGGTGCAGCTAGAGCCTTAGA ATATTTGCATGAGCAATGTCAGCCCCCTGTGGTACACAGAAATTTGAAGTCCGCCAATGTTCTCCTTGATGATGATCTATCTGTGCGTGTATCTGATTGTGGTTTAGCTCCATTAATAGCTTCAGGTTCTGTAACTCAG CTCTCGGGTAACCTGCAATCAGCTTACGGTTATGGAGCTCCAGAGTTTGAATCAGGAACTTACACTTACCAAAGTGACGTTTACAGTGTTGGAGTTGTTATGTTAGAACTTTTAACCGGCCGTCAGTCCCATGACAG CACACGTCCACGAGGGGAGCAATTTCTTGCTAGATGGGCGATTCCCAAACTTCACGATATCGATGCATTATCAAAAATGGTCGACCCTTCTTTAAATGGAGTTTACCCTGCAAAGTCATTGTCAAATTTCGCAGACATTATTTCACGATGCCTTCAG CCGGAGCCTGAATTTAGACCAGCAATGTCAGAAGTTGTCTTATACTTACTAAATATGATAAAGAGGGAGTCTCAGAAAAGTGATTCAAATGAAAAATGA
- the LOC131601703 gene encoding protein STRUBBELIG-RECEPTOR FAMILY 3-like isoform X2, with product MTDMSLNNNHLTGEIPDAFQSFTQLINLDLSSNNLSGELPPSVENLSSLTTLRLQDNQLSGTLDVLQDLPLKDLNVENNQFVGPIPPKLLSIPNFRQAGNPFNDNTTVTPAPPPRSPVTAPPGAPPGEPSGAPPGTPPGAPFFVVPSGPGRVPPKKADGPTAAVESNSGKSNKHTKRVVLISIGSVLAFIILVLALVLFIPRCGKRERVDRRSKRHQIGAFGGERQQNPRDLGAIVLPPNQTDKVPTRDVLRPNNDRQEEPRRAWAVPIPNAQDKKEKDVPRMATIPKPRDHEIDMSTPEVYFVPPPPPPPPPPPPPPPPPPPPPPPTMRMIVEPAIPHRGTNVNPSLRSSIFPPTFAKSFTIASLQQYTNSFSQENLIGGGMLGTVYRAELPDGKLFAVKKLDKRTSVHQKDDEFLELINNIDRIRHTNIVELIGYCSEHGQRLLIYEYCSNGSLYDVLHSDDEFKATLSWNTRIRMALGAARALEYLHEQCQPPVVHRNLKSANVLLDDDLSVRVSDCGLAPLIASGSVTQLSGNLQSAYGYGAPEFESGTYTYQSDVYSVGVVMLELLTGRQSHDSTRPRGEQFLARWAIPKLHDIDALSKMVDPSLNGVYPAKSLSNFADIISRCLQPEPEFRPAMSEVVLYLLNMIKRESQKSDSNEK from the exons ATGACAGACAT GTCTCTTAACAACAATCATTTAACTGGAGAAATACCAGATGCGTTTCAGTCATTTACACAATTGATCAATCT AGATTTATCTAGTAATAATCTGAGTGGGGAACTGCCTCCTTCGGTGGAGAATTTGTCATCTTTGACCACCCT ACGCTTGCAGGATAATCAACTATCTGGGACACTTGATGTTTTACAAGACCTTCCTCTGAAAGATTT GAATGTCGAGAACAACCAATTTGTTGGCCCAATACCTCCAAAGCTGCTAAGTATCCCTAACTTCAG ACAAGCTGGAAATCCATTTAATGATAATACCACGGTAACTCCTGCTCCTCCACCTCGCTCCCCAGTAACAGCACCGCCAGGAGCACCTCCCGGAGAACCTTCAGGAGCACCTCCAGGAACACCGCCAGGAGCACCATTTTTTGTTGTACCATCTGGTCCTGGTCGTGTACCTCCTAAAAAGGCTGATGGACCAACTGCAGCGGTTGAGTCAAATTCTGGGAAATCAAACAAACATACCAAAAGGGTAGTTTTAATATCTATTGGCAGTGTTTTGGCATTCATAATTTTGGTACTAGCACTCGTTCTATTTATTCCAAGATGTGGTAAAAGGGAACGAGTTGACCGAAGGTCCAAACGACATCAAATTGGTGCTTTTGGAGGTGAAAGGCAACAAAATCCTAGGGATTTAGGGGCTATAGTCCTACCACCTAATCAAACAGACAAAG TACCGACCCGTGATGTCTTGAGGCCAAATAACGACCGCCAAGAAGAGCCTAGGAGAGCGTGGGCTGTTCCGATTCCAAATGCACAGGATAAGAAAGAGAAGGATGTGCCAAGAATGGCGACAATACCAAAGCCGAGAGATCATGAGATTGATATGAGTACACCAGAAGTATATTTTGTGCCTccgccgccgccgccgccgcCCCCTCCTCCTCCGCCACCGCCACCCCCACCTCCTCCTCCCCCTCCTACTATGAGGATGATTGTTGAGCCAGCCATTCCCCACAGAGGGACTAATGTTAATCCATCCTTAAGAAGTTCAATTTTTCCTCCTACTTTTGCAAAATCTTTCACCATTGCATCCCTTCAACAGTATACAAATAGCTTTTCTCAAGAAAATCTTATAGGAGGAGGCATGTTGGGCACTGTGTACAGGGCAGAGCTTCCTGATGGGAAG TTGTTTGCTGTAAAGAAACTAGACAAAAGAACCTCTGTTCACCAGAAGGATGATGAGTTTCTTGAATTGATTAATAATATTGACAGAATAAGACATACAAATATTGTTGAGCTTATTGGATACTGTTCAGAGCATGGACAAAGGCTTCTGATCTATGAGTACTGCAGTAACGGGTCACTATATGATGTACTCCACTCAGATGATGAATTCAAAGCAACACTATCATGGAATACTCGCATTCGGATGGCACTTGGTGCAGCTAGAGCCTTAGA ATATTTGCATGAGCAATGTCAGCCCCCTGTGGTACACAGAAATTTGAAGTCCGCCAATGTTCTCCTTGATGATGATCTATCTGTGCGTGTATCTGATTGTGGTTTAGCTCCATTAATAGCTTCAGGTTCTGTAACTCAG CTCTCGGGTAACCTGCAATCAGCTTACGGTTATGGAGCTCCAGAGTTTGAATCAGGAACTTACACTTACCAAAGTGACGTTTACAGTGTTGGAGTTGTTATGTTAGAACTTTTAACCGGCCGTCAGTCCCATGACAG CACACGTCCACGAGGGGAGCAATTTCTTGCTAGATGGGCGATTCCCAAACTTCACGATATCGATGCATTATCAAAAATGGTCGACCCTTCTTTAAATGGAGTTTACCCTGCAAAGTCATTGTCAAATTTCGCAGACATTATTTCACGATGCCTTCAG CCGGAGCCTGAATTTAGACCAGCAATGTCAGAAGTTGTCTTATACTTACTAAATATGATAAAGAGGGAGTCTCAGAAAAGTGATTCAAATGAAAAATGA